A genomic window from Gossypium hirsutum isolate 1008001.06 chromosome D10, Gossypium_hirsutum_v2.1, whole genome shotgun sequence includes:
- the LOC107916256 gene encoding protein transport protein SEC23 isoform X1 → MAEFMELEGQDGVRMAWNVIPGTKQEASNCVVPVSAVYTPIKPFPNMPVLPYAPLRCRNCRSVLNPFSIVDFAAKIWICPFCFQRNHFPPHYASISDENLPAELFPQYTTIEYQSPGEASTIPPVFMFVVDTSIIEEEMAFLKSALSQAIGLLPDNSLVGLISFGTLVHVHELGFGTIPKTYVFKGSKDVSKEQLLEQMNFFLIKPKPPTGVIAGARDGLSSESIARFLLPASDCEFALNSILEELQKDPWPTPVDQRASRCSGTALSIAASLLGACVPGSGARILAFIGGPSTEGPGAIVSKNLSDPIRSHKDLDKDSALHYHKAVKFYEALAKQLVHQGHVLDLFACALDQVGVAELKVAVEKTGGLVVLAESFGHSVFKDSLRRVFRSEDKDLGLSSNGIFEINCSKDIKVQGILGPCASLEKKGPLCSDTIVGQGSTSAWKMCGLDQATSLCLIFEIVKKEIPDATLQSSNNQFYFQFLTYYQHSTAEMRLRVTSLSRRWVAGPGSIQDLIAGFDQEAAAVVMARLVSFKMEIEAEFDPIRWLDKALIHMCSRFGDYQKDSPSSFSLSPRFSIFPQFLFHLRRSQFVQVFNNSPDETAYFRMILNRENVANSVVMIQPSLISYSFQSAPEPALLDVAAIAADRILLLDSYFTIVIFHGSTIAQWRKAGYHNQPEHQAFAQLLQAPRDDADAIINERFPVPRLVICDQHGSQARFLLAKLNPSATYNSDGHHPGGDIIFTDDVSFEVFLDHLQRLAVQ, encoded by the exons ATGGCTGAATTCATGGAGCTGGAAGGGCAGGATGGGGTTCGAATGGCATGGAACGTGATACCAGGGACAAAGCAAGAGGCAAGTAACTGTGTGGTGCCAGTGTCAGCCGTCTACACTCCGATCAAACCATTCCCCAACATGCCCGTCCTACCCTATGCTCCTCTCCGTTGCCGCAATTGCCGCTCTGTACTCAACCCCTTCTCCATCGTGGATTTTGCTGCCAAGATTTGGATCTGCCCCTTCTGCTTCCAGCGCAATCACTTCCCTCCCCACTATGCCTCCATCTCAGACGAAAATCTCCCTGCTGAGCTCTTCCCTCAGTACACCACCATTGAGTACCAATCCCCAGGGGAGGCCTCCACCATTCCTCCTGTCTTCATGTTCGTTGTTGACACCTCCATTATCGAAGAGGAAATGGCATTTCTGAAGTCTGCATTGTCCCAGGCCATAGGCCTTTTGCCCGACAACTCCCTTGTTGGTTTGATCTCATTTGGCACCCTCGTTCATGTGCATGAGCTTGGCTTCGGTACCATTCCTAAGACCTACGTCTTCAAGGGCTCCAAGGATGTCTCTAAAGAACAGCTTCTTGAGCAGATGAACTTCTTCCTTATCAAGCCCAAGCCCCCCACTGGTGTCATTGCTGGTGCCAGAGATGGCCTGTCTTCTGAGAGCATTGCCCGATTCCTGCTACCTGCCTCTGACTGCGAGTTTGCCCTCAATTCG ATCTTGGAGGAGCTCCAGAAAGATCCTTGGCCCACTCCTGTTGATCAACGAGCTAGCAGGTGTTCAGGCACTGCCTTGAGTATTGCTGCCAGTTTGTTGGGTGCCTGCGTTCCTGGTTCTGGAGCTCGAATCTTGGCATTTATTGGTGGCCCCTCAACTGAGGGCCCTGGTGCT ATTGTCTCAAAGAATCTATCTGACCCAATACGTTCCCATAAGGACCTAGACAAAGATTCTGCTCTCCATTATCATAAAGCAGTTAAGTTCTATGAAGCTCTTGCAAAGCAGCTTGTGCACCAAGGACATGTGCTTGATCTCTTTGCTTGTGCCCTTGACCAA GTTGGTGTTGCTGAACTTAAAGTCGCTGTTGAGAAAACCGGGGGACTCGTTGTGCTTGCAGAAAGTTTTGGTCACTCAGTATTTAAGGACTCTCTTAGGCGTGTTTTCCGTTCAGAGGACAAGGATCTTGGACTATCTTCAAA TGGTATATTTGAGATCAACTGTTCAAAGGACATCAAAGTTCAGGGTATTCTTGGGCCCTGTGCATCTCTTGAAAAG AAAGGTCCTTTGTGCTCTGACACCATAGTGGGGCAAGGAAGCACCAGTGCATGGAAAATGTGTGGCCTCGATCAAGCTACGTCTTTATGTTTAATATTTGAGATTGTTAAGAAGGAGATCCCTGATGCTACTCTTCAGTCCTCAAACAATCaattttatttccaatttctAACATA TTACCAGCATAGCACCGCCGAAATGAGGCTTCGTGTTACAAGTCTTTCAAGAAGATGGGTTGCTGGACCCGGAAGCATACAG GACTTGATTGCTGGATTTGACCAAGAAGCAGCAGCTGTGGTGATGGCACGCTTAGTGTCTTTCAAAATGGAAATTGAG GCTGAATTTGACCCTATAAGATGGTTGGATAAAGCATTGATACATATGTGTTCCCGTTTTGGGGATTACCAAAAGGATAGCCCATCTTCTTTCAGCCTGTCTCCGAGGTTCTCAATATTTCCTCAGTTCTTGTTTCATTTGCGACGTTCACAATTTGTCCAG GTTTTCAATAACAGCCCTGATGAGACAGCATACTTCAGAATGATCCTGAACCGGGAAAATGTTGCCAATTCGGTTGTGATGATTCAACCTTCACTGATTTCTTACTCATTTCAGTCTGCTCCCGAACCAGCACTGCTTGATGTGGCTGCAATTGCAGCTGACAGGATCCTGCTTTTAGATTCTTATTTCACCATTGTAATTTTTCATGGCTCAACTATTGCTCAGTGGCGGAAAGCTGGATACCACAATCAACCCGAGCATCAG GCATTTGCCCAGTTGCTGCAAGCTCCTAGGGATGATGCAGATGCAATAATCAACGAAAGGTTTCCGGTTCCTCGTCTAGTCATTTGTGACCAGCATGGCTCACAG GCCCGTTTTCTTCTAGCAAAGTTGAATCCTTCCGCAACATACAACTCAGACGGTCATCATCCGGGCGGAGATATAATCTTTACTGATGATGTCAGCTTTGAGGTGTTCTTGGATCATCTCCAGAGATTAGCAGTTCAATAA
- the LOC107916256 gene encoding protein transport protein SEC23 isoform X2, protein MAEFMELEGQDGVRMAWNVIPGTKQEASNCVVPVSAVYTPIKPFPNMPVLPYAPLRCRNCRSVLNPFSIVDFAAKIWICPFCFQRNHFPPHYASISDENLPAELFPQYTTIEYQSPGEASTIPPVFMFVVDTSIIEEEMAFLKSALSQAIGLLPDNSLVGLISFGTLVHVHELGFGTIPKTYVFKGSKDVSKEQLLEQMNFFLIKPKPPTGVIAGARDGLSSESIARFLLPASDCEFALNSILEELQKDPWPTPVDQRASRCSGTALSIAASLLGACVPGSGARILAFIGGPSTEGPGAIVSKNLSDPIRSHKDLDKDSALHYHKAVKFYEALAKQLVHQGHVLDLFACALDQVGVAELKVAVEKTGGLVVLAESFGHSVFKDSLRRVFRSEDKDLGLSSNGIFEINCSKDIKVQGILGPCASLEKKGPLCSDTIVGQGSTSAWKMCGLDQATSLCLIFEIVKKEIPDATLQSSNNQFYFQFLTYYQHSTAEMRLRVTSLSRRWVAGPGSIQDLIAGFDQEAAAVVMARLVSFKMEIEAEFDPIRWLDKALIHMCSRFGDYQKDSPSSFSLSPRFSIFPQFLFHLRRSQFVQVFNNSPDETAYFRMILNRENVANSVVMIQPSLISYSFQSAPEPALLDVAAIAADRILLLDSYFTIVIFHGSTIAQWRKAGYHNQPEHQAFAQLLQAPRDDADAIINERFPVPRLVICDQHGSQNLGNYFKVEVGVGVGC, encoded by the exons ATGGCTGAATTCATGGAGCTGGAAGGGCAGGATGGGGTTCGAATGGCATGGAACGTGATACCAGGGACAAAGCAAGAGGCAAGTAACTGTGTGGTGCCAGTGTCAGCCGTCTACACTCCGATCAAACCATTCCCCAACATGCCCGTCCTACCCTATGCTCCTCTCCGTTGCCGCAATTGCCGCTCTGTACTCAACCCCTTCTCCATCGTGGATTTTGCTGCCAAGATTTGGATCTGCCCCTTCTGCTTCCAGCGCAATCACTTCCCTCCCCACTATGCCTCCATCTCAGACGAAAATCTCCCTGCTGAGCTCTTCCCTCAGTACACCACCATTGAGTACCAATCCCCAGGGGAGGCCTCCACCATTCCTCCTGTCTTCATGTTCGTTGTTGACACCTCCATTATCGAAGAGGAAATGGCATTTCTGAAGTCTGCATTGTCCCAGGCCATAGGCCTTTTGCCCGACAACTCCCTTGTTGGTTTGATCTCATTTGGCACCCTCGTTCATGTGCATGAGCTTGGCTTCGGTACCATTCCTAAGACCTACGTCTTCAAGGGCTCCAAGGATGTCTCTAAAGAACAGCTTCTTGAGCAGATGAACTTCTTCCTTATCAAGCCCAAGCCCCCCACTGGTGTCATTGCTGGTGCCAGAGATGGCCTGTCTTCTGAGAGCATTGCCCGATTCCTGCTACCTGCCTCTGACTGCGAGTTTGCCCTCAATTCG ATCTTGGAGGAGCTCCAGAAAGATCCTTGGCCCACTCCTGTTGATCAACGAGCTAGCAGGTGTTCAGGCACTGCCTTGAGTATTGCTGCCAGTTTGTTGGGTGCCTGCGTTCCTGGTTCTGGAGCTCGAATCTTGGCATTTATTGGTGGCCCCTCAACTGAGGGCCCTGGTGCT ATTGTCTCAAAGAATCTATCTGACCCAATACGTTCCCATAAGGACCTAGACAAAGATTCTGCTCTCCATTATCATAAAGCAGTTAAGTTCTATGAAGCTCTTGCAAAGCAGCTTGTGCACCAAGGACATGTGCTTGATCTCTTTGCTTGTGCCCTTGACCAA GTTGGTGTTGCTGAACTTAAAGTCGCTGTTGAGAAAACCGGGGGACTCGTTGTGCTTGCAGAAAGTTTTGGTCACTCAGTATTTAAGGACTCTCTTAGGCGTGTTTTCCGTTCAGAGGACAAGGATCTTGGACTATCTTCAAA TGGTATATTTGAGATCAACTGTTCAAAGGACATCAAAGTTCAGGGTATTCTTGGGCCCTGTGCATCTCTTGAAAAG AAAGGTCCTTTGTGCTCTGACACCATAGTGGGGCAAGGAAGCACCAGTGCATGGAAAATGTGTGGCCTCGATCAAGCTACGTCTTTATGTTTAATATTTGAGATTGTTAAGAAGGAGATCCCTGATGCTACTCTTCAGTCCTCAAACAATCaattttatttccaatttctAACATA TTACCAGCATAGCACCGCCGAAATGAGGCTTCGTGTTACAAGTCTTTCAAGAAGATGGGTTGCTGGACCCGGAAGCATACAG GACTTGATTGCTGGATTTGACCAAGAAGCAGCAGCTGTGGTGATGGCACGCTTAGTGTCTTTCAAAATGGAAATTGAG GCTGAATTTGACCCTATAAGATGGTTGGATAAAGCATTGATACATATGTGTTCCCGTTTTGGGGATTACCAAAAGGATAGCCCATCTTCTTTCAGCCTGTCTCCGAGGTTCTCAATATTTCCTCAGTTCTTGTTTCATTTGCGACGTTCACAATTTGTCCAG GTTTTCAATAACAGCCCTGATGAGACAGCATACTTCAGAATGATCCTGAACCGGGAAAATGTTGCCAATTCGGTTGTGATGATTCAACCTTCACTGATTTCTTACTCATTTCAGTCTGCTCCCGAACCAGCACTGCTTGATGTGGCTGCAATTGCAGCTGACAGGATCCTGCTTTTAGATTCTTATTTCACCATTGTAATTTTTCATGGCTCAACTATTGCTCAGTGGCGGAAAGCTGGATACCACAATCAACCCGAGCATCAG GCATTTGCCCAGTTGCTGCAAGCTCCTAGGGATGATGCAGATGCAATAATCAACGAAAGGTTTCCGGTTCCTCGTCTAGTCATTTGTGACCAGCATGGCTCACAG AATCTGGGAAATTATTTCAAGGTTGAGGTTGGAGTTGGAGTTGGGTGCTAA
- the LOC107916255 gene encoding microtubule-associated protein futsch translates to MDGDSPLDYATIQILPAENRYEAYSCSDNKVQKVGVGVLEKLLPHLPGLQNLYTQGSNADYKLQPPNNLNYAHWFTKSTFTRFVHLVGSTDLVDTAKGIEGEMSLLEEARKFHLSLYAQGHQDHIQSSEKDTCNSGDVLLASKIDGHNSLSDSSKNELLRAMDSRLTALRSELVAAFNQSVGETCSYKEITHLAKFAENFGVNDVKNLFCKFQELSQKNQVATVSDDEKSSSTFASMNDRINKTGGNDQISKPPSSETPVKYGVSPAKAAQVERQSSTESEESSDSSDKIHTSAERSRALIRSASPRRSASPMRRVQIGRSGSRRAPALTIKSLSYIPPREKIFPQRDVASDGSEEEGSGHANKPENNVQRMSVQDAINLFERKQRDQITDVPKRNSLANISLGAGKSVLRRWSAGMSESSSQCLSQNASEDPVLEPPDNDIMRRSEVNLEPDTRTDAHNVDETVDKNVERLEESLASPIDVHEVADIIQEEEANERSKSSAEWNRKNEVELNQMFKRMMENQPASRRKPQTKVRQNLPPEQRGGFYDHYKEKRDKKLRGENAGTRAEKEATFKAMQKILDERKAEMASTKVNNLCKKDPPTKALKSVKNSQKVQKSPQPATTKETVKETTKTSSAKRISSRTSSLPATRKSWPSTPSPRTRGTSPAKTSAGNSSSGTVPTSRKPQSAQAVPRLSPKVENSQPQRRKVNATQTSKQGSIGVNEKQQQNSMKSNKTTRTKVAVARGDSSSVVPAKPSLYNKVTKKSTVVPLESKPFLRKGSGLTSAVGPVNKIKIPSQLEDPLKNIENSIDAQESDVNVNSSVLVNELEDKHFSSLGHSDDAILPETQANGHQKCDVTESVDELAPDFEEDLKNVGGSSQGAEESTISPTAWVEIEEHQKLPDQCEDQTGEITSSTCTAPVGSASPRVRHSLSQMLQEESSEADTTEWGNAENPPAMVYQKDAPKGLKRLLKFARKSKGDANMSGWSSPSVFSEGEDDTEESKVYIKKNSDNLLRKAALHAKNYGQQKTLLSDGYENHLDAHELPSAQSGISTFDAHKLQKGGVSAAASTTKGTRSFFSLSAFRGSKPSDMKIRQS, encoded by the exons ATGGATGGAGATTCGCCTTTAGATTACGCCACAATTCAGATCCTGCCTGCTGAAAACAG gTATGAAGCATATAGTTGTAGTGACAACAAAGTACAAAAAGTGGGTGTTGGGGTTCTGGAGAAGCTCTTGCCCCATTTACCAGGCCTACAAAACTTGTACACCCAAGGCTCCAATGCTGACTACAAACTCCAACCTCCTAACAATCTCAACTATGCTCACTGGTTTACTAAATCTACTTTCACCAG ATTCGTACATCTTGTTGGTTCAACTGATTTAGTGGACACTGCTAAAGGTATTGAAGGTGAGATGTCTCTTTTGGAGGAAGCCAGAAAATTTCATCTTTCTCTATATGCTCAG gGTCACCAAGATCATATTCAAAGCAGCGAAAAAG ATACTTGCAACTCAGGAGACGTGCTACTAGCATCCAAA ATTGACGGTCACAATTCATTGTCAGATTCCTCAAA GAATGAGCTCTTACGTGCTATGGACTCAAGACTTACAGCATTAAGAAGTGAGTTAGTTGCAGCTTTTAACCAGTCTGTTGGAGAAACATGCTCCTACAAAGAAATCACTCACCTAGCCAAATTTGCTGAAAATTTTGGAGTAAATGATGTAAA GAATCTTTTTTGCAAGTTTCAAGAGCTGAGCCAAAAGAATCAAGTTGCTACTGTGTCTGATGATGAAAAGTCTTCATCCACTTTTGCTTCGATGAATGACAGAATAAACAAGACTGGTGGAAATGATCAAATATCAAAGCCACCAAGTTCAGAAACGCCAGTTAAATATGGTGTTTCACCAGCAAAAGCTGCCCAAGTTGAACGTCAGAGCTCAACAGAAAGTGAGGAATCTTCTGACTCAAGTGACAAGATTCATACGTCTGCAGAAAGAAGTCGAGCTCTTATAAGATCTGCATCACCTAGACGTTCAGCGTCTCCCATGCGAAGGGTTCAAATAGGGAGGAGTGGCTCACGTAGGGCCCCTGCTTTGACCATTAAGAGCCTTAGTTACATTCCTCCTAGAGAAAAGATATTTCCTCAAAGAGATGTAGCTTCGGATGGTAGTGAAGAGGAAGGATCAGGACACGCTAATAAACCTGAGAATAATGTTCAGCGTATGAGTGTTCAAGACGCAATTAATCTTTTTGAGAGAAAACAAAGGGATCAGATTACTGATGTTCCTAAAAGGAACTCATTAGCAAACATCTCTCTTGGTGCAGGTAAGTCTGTATTGAGAAGATGGAGTGCAGGTATGAGTGAATCCTCCTCCCAATGCCTATCACAGAATGCTTCAGAAGATCCTGTTCTGGAGCCTCCTGATAATGATATCATGAGGAGGTCAGAAGTTAATTTGGAACCTGATACTAGAACTGATGCACACAATGTCGATGAGACTGTTGATAAGAATGTAGAAAGGCTGGAAGAGAGCTTGGCTAGTCCAATAGATGTTCATGAGGTCGCAGATATAATCCAAGAAGAGGAAGCTAATGAAAGGTCAAAAAGCTCAGCTGAATGGAATCGGAAAAACGAAGTGGAGTTGAATCAAATGTTCAAAAGAATGATGGAAAATCAGCCCGCTAGCCGTAGGAAGCCTCAAACTAAAGTCAGACAAAATCTGCCTCCAGAGCAGAGAGGTGGATTTTATGACCATTACAAGGAGAAGAGGGATAAAAAACTTAGAGGAGAAAATGCTGGAACGCGTGCTGAAAAAGAAGCAACGTTTAAAGCAATGCAGAAAATTCTTGATGAGAGGAAAGCAGAAATGGCTTCCACAAAAgttaataatttatgtaaaaagGATCCTCCAACAAAGGCCCTAAAATCTGTTAAAAATTCCCAAAAGGTACAAAAGAGTCCTCAGCCAGCTACAACGAAGGAAACAGTAAAAGAAACCACAAAAACTTCAAGTGCAAAGAGGATCTCATCTAGAACATCCTCCTTGCCTGCTACTCGTAAGTCATGGCCTTCAACGCCATCACCAAGAACAAGAGGAACATCACCAGCTAAAACTTCTGCTGGAAACTCTTCTTCTGGCACTGTGCCAACAAGTCGGAAACCTCAGTCGGCACAAGCAGTACCTCGACTGAGTCCTAAAGTGGAAAACTCCCAGCCGCAACGAAGAAAAGTGAATGCAACGCAGACTTCTAAACAAGGTTCAATTGGTGTGAATGAGAAGCAGCAGCAAAATTCAATGAAAAGCAACAAAACAACCAGGACAAAAGTTGCAGTAGCACGTGGAGACTCATCCAGTGTGGTTCCAGCAAAGCCTAGTTTGTATAATAAGGTAACAAAGAAAAGTACTGTAGTTCCACTGGAATCAAAGCCATTTCTCCGGAAAGGTTCTGGATTGACCTCTGCTGTTGGTCCCGTTAACAAGATAAAAATTCCTTCTCAGTTGGAGGACCCTttgaaaaacattgaaaattcaaTTGATGCTCAAGAGAGTGATGTCAATGTTAATTCTTCTGTCTTGGTGAATGAGCTCGAAGATAAGCATTTTTCATCACTGGGTCACAGTGATGATGCTATTCTACCAGAAACACAGGCAAACGGCCACCAGAAATGTGATGTGACTGAGAGTGTTGATGAACTTGCTCCTGACTTTGAAGAGGACCTAAAAAATGTAGGTGGTTCTTCCCAAGGTGCGGAAGAATCAACCATCTCACCAACTGCCTGGGTAGAAATAGAAGAGCATCAGAAACTGCCTGACCAATGTGAAGACCAAACGGGTGAAATTACCTCTTCAACTTGCACTGCACCTGTTGGATCGGCTAGTCCTCGTGTCCGTCACTCTCTGTCACAGATGCTGCAAGAAGAAAGTAGTGAAGCTGATACTACTGAATGGGGAAATGCTGAAAATCCTCCTGCAATGGTCTACCAAAAGGATGCACCCAAGGGATTGAAGAGGCTGTTGAAGTTTGCTCGGAAGAGTAAGGGGGATGCAAATATGTCGGGTTGGTCTAGCCCGTCTGTCTTTTCTGAAGGAGAGGATGACACAGAAGAATCAAAAGTttatattaagaaaaattctgATAACCTACTACGAAAGGCTGCTCTTCATGCAAAGAACTATGGGCAACAAAAGACTTTGTTATCGGATGGATATGAAAATCACTTGGATGCTCATGAGCTTCCATCtg CTCAATCAGGCATTAGCACATTTGATGCACACAAATTGCAAAAGGGAGGTGTCTCTGCAGCTGCTTCCACTACCAAAG GGACAAGGTCCTTCTTCTCCCTTTCAGCATTTAGGGGTAGTAAACCAAGTGACATGAAGATTCGCCAAAGCTAG